Proteins encoded by one window of Arachis hypogaea cultivar Tifrunner chromosome 1, arahy.Tifrunner.gnm2.J5K5, whole genome shotgun sequence:
- the LOC112705613 gene encoding E3 ubiquitin-protein ligase RHF1A has translation MPTSDDCSDDACSICLEPYTANDPATITSCKHDYHLHCIIEWSQRSKECPICWQLLSLKDPTSQELLAAVEAEKRLISRNEHSSSYASSPSPLERLNDDHDYPCSDDSDLDEQLMQHLDATAASTTGHIHTRKRQRYYGAGPSEVLVSNSSIPASRIQPPSEGSVSSSSESEVSLKPSWQPLESDRRVNTAEMFSFPKSIKSKFSAASARYKESISKSTRGLKEKLIAHNASVKELSKGVRREMNVGIAGVAKMIERLDLSSKRSSTIRPVNGGRGISIIPFKGKSVQQNNAIEQQQSGVLVCHISSDSPSLVPPPTPSVQE, from the exons ATGCCCACTTCCGACGACTGCTCCGATGACGCCTGCAGCATTTGTCTTGAACCCTACACCGCCAACGACCCCGCCACT ATTACCAGTTGCAAACATGATTATCATCTGCATTGTATTATTGAATG gtCACAGAGAAGCAAAGAGTGCCCAATATGTTGGCAGTTACTTAGCTTAAAAGACCCCACCAG CCAAGAGCTTCTAGCTGCAGTGGAGGCTGAAAAACGCTTAATATCCAGGAATGAACATTCATCTTCATACGCCAGCTCTCCTAGTCCCCTTGAACGACTCAATGATGATCAT GATTATCCTTGTTCAGATGACTCTGATCTTGATGAGCAACTTATGCAACACCTAGATGCTACTGCAGCAAGCACAACTGGTCATATTCACACACGAAAAAGGCAGAGATATTATGGTGCAGGTCCATCAGAGGTGCTTGTTTCAAATTCTTCTATTCCAGCTTCTAGGATTCAGCCACCATCTGAGGGTAGTGTTTCATCATCTTCTGAGAGTGAAGTCTCTTTAAAGCCCAG CTGGCAACCACTTGAGAGTGATAGGAGAGTGAACACTGCTGAAATGTTCTCCTTCCCCAAGTCCATCAAGTCCAAATTTTCTGCTGCTTCGGCAAG ATATAAGGAATCAATTTCAAAAAGCACTCGAGGCCTTAAAGAGAAGTTGATTGCTCATAATGCCTCAGTGAAAGAGCTCAGTAAAGGTGTTCGGCGTGAGATGAACGTAGGCATTGCTGGTGTTGCAAAGATGATCGAACGTCTTGATCTTTCGTCGAAACGGTCAAGTACCATCAGGCCAGTCAATGGTGGTAGGGGCATCTCTATCATCCCCTTCAAAGGGAAGTCTGTCCAGCAGAATAATGCCATTGAGCAGCAGCAATCTGGAGTTTTGGTTTGTCATATTAGTTCAGACTCTCCATCTCTTGTTCCTCCTCCAACTCCAAGTGTTCAGG AGTGA